From a region of the Vibrio ostreae genome:
- a CDS encoding YrhK family protein has translation MDFDIGNQHIVIQARYEALGAFNDLLIAVWFLLGSFFFLNNALIESGTWLFIVGSAQLIIKPAIKLTSLIHLNRIRGQQG, from the coding sequence ATGGATTTCGATATCGGTAATCAGCATATTGTCATTCAAGCACGCTACGAAGCACTTGGCGCGTTTAATGATTTATTGATTGCGGTGTGGTTTTTGCTGGGCAGTTTTTTCTTTCTCAATAATGCACTGATTGAAAGCGGCACCTGGCTGTTTATTGTTGGCAGCGCACAACTGATTATTAAACCTGCGATCAAACTGACCAGCTTGATCCATCTCAACCGAATTCGCGGTCAGCAGGGATGA